GGCATAAATTAATATGTAATTACATCTTTTAAACTAATttgaactttttatttaatccaTTATTATAGGTAATGATTTTCTATATGTTATGAATGTTAAAATCCACTGAATCTAATAATAATTGTTATGCAGATACTGAAATCACCTAATGTCTTAACTACCTCCAGCCCTAAGTACACCTCATCTAGGGACTCCTGCTTAATATATGTGTGTTCCTTACTACTAATGTATAAAACTTTAAACTCCAAGGGCATTTAGTGATATATTATGAACAGTTGCCTGCATGAATGCATACAAAGCAACAAAAACTCTGAAAAGACGCAAAAGCTATTCTACAAGCCACagaagttgggttttttctgaatTAGCATGGCATTCCAAAATAAGTAATGGTCTGTAAGtctgtaatgtattttaattttggaatgtgtgcaaattaataaaaaatgctaGCTCAGACCAGCAGTTCATCTTTTCTAATGTCTTGCTTTTGACATTGTCTGATGCAAGATGCATaagacataacaaaaaaaaaaacaaacaaaaaaacacccaaaaaaaccccaaacacaacaaaaaattaataagcAATAATACCAAGAACAATTTGCAGGAAATTAAGAATAACCCTACATCAGGATTTTTATCCTCAAGAAGTCTTATTCTCCAGCATGATGTACATTCCCTATGTGTGTACCACATATCACACATACTTCAAACAGATTTGAACTGATCATTCTAATTCATGTGAAAGTCCTTAGTCTCcctgtttcttcctctgtcatAGTTAGTTGTAtcacaaaaagaaatccttcacTATGACTTGAAAGCAAGCTCAACTCCTCCATGTGCATTTAATTGAAGTATAGTGACAGAAAGGGAATACAAAGATTTGTTTACGAAAAGACAACACTGCAAGTTATTGCCGTCTTTGAAACTGGGATTAAACTAGCAGTAGTAATACCCTTCACttgcaaaaaaatgaagttacagCTTTCTCCAAACTGGTCTTCTTTTAGTTtgaatgctatttttatttcccttgatTTCATGCATAAAACCTTTAACTGGAAAAATGTGTCTAGTCTTTTTAACTGGTACGAACAGAGCTCAGTTCCTCATTCAGCAAAAGTTACACATGTGCTTAATTTCATCAATTTTGAGTAGTCCCACTGTGGTAATTAAGTATATTTCATAATGTGTAAAGGCAAGCATATGCATAAATCATTACTGAATGAGGACCTTTGCTCTTAAATCCAGCTTTGAAATTGTGcactgttttctaaaatttcCACAGACCTACAAGTAAAGCTGCACACAAACTGTTctcacaaaattaaaacagaagttgGAAGATTAATTTAACTATTATAGTGATGATTAACAGCTATGATTCATTAGCCTCAGAAGAGCTTACAAAAATTCCAGTAACTTCCAGTTACTCACTACATTTTTTGCTCCAATTCAAAGAAAAACCAGGAGATTTTTCTAGTAGCACCAAGATCTCCAAATCCTTatagagtatttttatttctccttttcttgcttGAGGAACCTTGGGTTCTCTTGTTTTATGAATAACAAAATGAGTTTTCACCAGGTACAGTGCAAGAACCCACACACCGCTGGAGGGCTGTCACTCCACCTGAGCATCACTCTGGTAAACACAAAAAGTCCTGCAAGCTGCTCTTTTACTGAGTGTTAATGAACCCTGAAAATCCCTGCTCACAAGCCTGAATCTGGTTGATTATTTATTACCTTTCCGGtttattcagttatttattAGTGAAGTCATTCAGGGGGCAGGGAAAGAGGGGGAAGGGATGCCATGTAAACATCGGTGGATGAGGGCTAAGGCAGTCGTCTGGTATTTCCTCTACGCAGCAAAGCACAGGGAGACGCAAAGACTCAAGAGAACCGTCCACTGTCTCAAGAGTGACCGCGTCCCCAGGGCCGCTGAGCAtgggcagggggtggctggCTTACTCCTGCAGGCAGATTACCGGCCATAGAGCGCGTTCTTAAGGGGTGATGTCAGAGAAATTAAACGTGAGcagccaaacacacccccaacTTCAACGATGTGTTTCTCCTGTTGAGAAGGGCGAGAGAGGTGGCCGTGGAGCACGCCCAGCTCTCTCCTGCCCTACTGGGAGGGGGGCTGGCTGGTGGGAGGCATTTAGTAATTAATAGTGAGCGGATAAATGTCCCTTTAAGGTCTGCTGTGCTCTCCAACGGCTGCAGCCGGAGGCTTGTTGGGGGAGAATTGGCTTTATTTGTACATTTTAGCGCTAGGATAGCTTTACGGGGAGGTCTCCAAAGCTCAGAGGTCtttgggggggtgggcgggAGGAAAGTTGTGTGCGGGGGGAGGAAGCTAAATTCTTCTTGGTGCGAAGAAACAACGTAAAGAGCGAATAACAAACAGGAAATGCCTGACTCCGCTGCGAGGCGGACGCGCGGCGCAGAGCGCTGAACGCCACTCGCAGCGCAGCACCGttcccgccgccccggcccgccgcccggGCTCCCGGCCCCGGGCTCGCCGCAGCCCAGGCATGGCTGCCTCCTGCTGGATGCTGACAGGTGAGGAAAGCCCCCTTTCTATCGTGCTAGGAAGACCCAGGTCCcgaaagcagctctgctccccgcGGGAGGGGGTgaagcagctggggctggcggCCGGGGGACGGCGTGCCCCCTCGCCGATCCCGCCAGCCGCGGCGGGAGTGTGCTGCCCGGAGCCGCCCTCCAGCTGGAGCCCGTGAGTGACTTCGGTTTGCTTCTCTGTGGGAACTTTAATCCCTAAACCAGTTTTAGAACCCGAGGGAGTGGGCAACTAGACGAAGGTGAgaagaaataatgtaatttaatcTGGCTTgggaaaaacaacttttattttaaattagggtaccttttctgttttcctccgTTTGGCTTTCAGATGTTCTGAGTGGTAAAAGTGGAAGTGAGGAAGTGGTTAACGGCACCCAGCTAACTTCAGAAAGATGAGTTCATCCGGAGATGAAATATGTAATATTTccttttggggtttcttttattGTTAGGGACTTACTTGCTTCTTTAGTGAAACAAATCAGCCAGTAACAAAATGACAGTCTCTTTAGCTAGTCAATCTTTAGTAACATTTTGGAGCTCAAATCGGGAATCTACGAAGTGGGAAAGAGGCTAAGGCAACGCTGGGATTCATGTGTTAGCAAATCTGGACACTgagctccccagcagctcttgTGTTGGCAACTAGCATGCAGTGAACCTGAGGCAGTACAGAGCAAGAAATCAATTTCATAAGAATCCTCAaaatgctggcagcagcaagtGGGGAAAAGGCGAGACCAGGGGTTTTCTCTCTTCACTCTGCTTGTTGTGCTAGAAAGAGGACACAGGAAAACTTGAACACCTGAATGTAGGACTTAATGCTAAATGTAGCCCTTGTTCATAGATGTTACTACTTTTATTACACAGTGATATTCCCCAAAAATatgattttctttgtgttctttcaCAGAAGGAGGTCTTGTAAAGTGGCAACAATTTACTGTGCCACAACTTCCCTTTGGAGCTGTGAAGTTGCCACTGGTACTGCTGACAGATACTTAACCTGTAATGACAGAAAGGTTTATTGTCAGATAGGAAAACATCTTAGTGGTGGGTCCCATTCAGACCGATCTGAGACTTACTAGTTTTTGCTGGtttactgttttggttttttcttatttacaaaGTTGGTATGGAATAGAAATGCttagaaataagaaaaggtATTACAGATACCAGGAATGGGATTCAAATTGTCTTAGATAGAGAAGTAATTCTACATAAACAAGtcaaaatgttataaaaataaatacaaggaGTTTCagaattacagtaaaaaaaaaattaattctgtgttcctctttcttaaaaaaaaaaaaaaaaaaaaaaggtcaggcAACCTGGCATGCACTAGCAGACAAAACCAATCTGGAATAAAGGAGGTGCACAGAGGTgtacatttgtttatttatacaGTTCTGGGAGTTTTTTTATTCAACTTGGTATTGGTGAGGCCTTTGAGAGTCCAGTACAAGAAGACCTGACAGATGCAGACAAAACAGGTAGAAGTGCACAGAGAAGCAACAAGCTTGGCAAGGGCTGAGGAGAATTATCTATGAAGAAAGACTGAATGAGTTAGGCTTGTTTCTCTAGAAGACAGAAGACTAAGGGCAAAGTGTTgagcatttcaaatatttaccaAAATATTATCAGTGAGAATATTCTTCCAAAGGTCaatggtgggtttttgtttggttttgttttgttttcgtGAGAATACGCAATCATTACTTTCTGTATCACATACGTTGGTTTTTAAACAGATTGATGAATAGTTGATTCTCCATGTCCAGcaaaggacaagagaaaatCAACGTAACTCCCTCCGTAAAAACTTAGGGACTATTCAGGAGAACTTTCTTACTTTTCAGGTAATGAATTGCTAAAACCGGCTACTAAAAAACCCTACCCCTGCATAATCTCCTTCACTGAAAGTTTCGATGAAGTTGGATAAACACCTGTCAGAGATGGCAGAGGTTTACTTCACCCGGCCTCAGTGTAGAGTGGTTTGACTAGGGATCTGCTTAAGTTTTCTGCAGCCGTATGtttcaacagaaaaggaaggaagaaatcaaTCCAAAGGGTTCCATTACTTGTTAATGCTTCTTCACTTACAGTTTTCTGCATAGCCTTTTCCTTCCTGGAATTCTCTCTTCGTTGGTGATGATCATGTTGGTATTGATAAAGAGTACTCATCTTTGTAACAGAAAATACCAGTAAAGACAGAACTGTATGCAGAAAATGAAGTGGTCTCTGTCCAGAACCTGCAAAGGCAGGAAGGACACAGGATAAAgggaaagcatgaaaaaaaacatgttttcctctccatctctttatcttttatcttcctttgGTTTTGCAAAAGCAATGTCCAACATTTCTCGGCAGACTTCCCCCTATATTTGAGATTCTTTCCCACTAGTTTTTCTTATTCAGGACTGGAGCATGTTTGCATGAATTCTAGCTAAAATGGCTATAATATGGGTGAGGGAGCATTCCTATGAAAATGACTTCTGCTTGCCTAAAATCTGAACACAACCCATCTTCATAAAGCAGCTGATCAAGACTTGAAGATGCAGGACAGTGTGTctcaaatgttttcaaaatcataATCTTGCAAAAAGAGCATGGCTCCAAAACCCCCGTGAATGCGTGCTTTCACCATTTTTATGTTGCCTTGTACTGTGCTTTGGAAGGTCTGAAAATGGATGCCAAAATGCTGCAATTATTAGTGCctgcaaaattgtttttaaaaagtaataaatggCAAGATTGCCAGGTTCTACACAAGGTCTTAAGATTTTACCAAGACTGCAATAGACCATGTAACTTTCATGTTAAGAGGAAGAGTTAAAAGTATCCAATTGTTTTGGCTCAACTGGGGCCAAATTCATTTCTCTCCCTGATGTCTTACAAACATAGAGTTATATGGTTCTTAAATTTTTGGAAATTATGGTTTTCTTCTACTGCTCATTCTTTGACATATTCAAACAAACAGCAATATCCAGTACTTTACTTTTTACCAGAGTAGGCAAagtaaatgttttccttcataaGTTGACAATGGTCTTGCTAATTGTGGATACATCATTGAAGTTTACAGCTGCCACTAAATACTTGTGGATGGCTGTTCATAACTTTATAAAATCTAATGACTTTTTGTTTGGGAAAGGACTCCAGTGCATCTCAAAATGTCTTGATGAGAACTGTGAATTTAGTATGTTGAGCGGCactttgggttgggtttttctAATGCAGAAAGTCACCTGGATACATGAACTGAATGATCATTTTCTACTGGATGCTAACTTGcaaattttatctgaaatatatCACATCTCCAGGGATGTGAGGCTGCTTGTGAAAAAATTAAGACTGCAACCAACAAGCAGAGTAAAGTTTGTATATatgcagcagcaaaagaaaaaaaaatattaacatggAAGGTAAATATGGACTACAGCtaatttttcttgaaagaataGCTTGAGGTTAACCTTTGCAATTTAATAATCGCTAAGAACGTAAAGAAGAGAATGAACCATAAATTTACCACGCAACATTTATATAGATAAGTGAAAGGAACCCctaaagaaaagctgaatgCACACTCTCTGCCTAAGCCACAAAACAGTAATAGAAAATTATGAGTATATACAAGTCCAAATTAAACAAACAGTTATTTATACTTGTGCTTATGTTATATTCCCTTGGGTCGTCCAGCTTCCTTCTGTGAAACTATTCATTCTAACAGAGTTAAGCATGTGTACTCACAGGAAGAGAGTCTGAGGTCTCATAAATAAATCTTATTATGTAATATCTGATAAAGTTGTTTTTACATCAGTATCAAGCTTAGAAACAAGGAACACACATTACTGGGCCAGATCTCAGTTCAGTATCCTGTCACAAAACTGACTAGTGCTAGATACTTGAGAGAAATGTGTATGTACATTGTAGGAGGAGAGATGGAATGATTTTTCATCACAGTAACCTTCTATCTCATTAAATCCTTGCCTCCAAAGCCTTTCAGGGTCAGCAAATTCAATAATCCAcagtgtttgtttgtttaaaaaaaaacctaaaagcaACCAGAAAGTTCCTTTTAACAATTCTGAATTTGCCACTTCCTCATCTCTAAGAGGATGacctcttgcttttctgttattaGACAGAATGTGTAGATATTCCAGGCTTACTGTATCTGTTTCAGTTGCCCTGATACACTTATCATGGCACATTAGTTTGTCTGCtttctcagttatttttttgttctgaatcaTTCTTCATACaagcattttttctgttctcccttTCCTCATTCTTTCTAAATCTGCaacatttattctgaaataggTTTTGGTGTCATatattgtttcaaaataagCTGTAGTACTTGCACAATGATGTTACCTTTTTCATATGATTTCTGGCTTGTTAGGTTTGTCTAGGCTGCAATTGAAATCTGTAGTTATTGTTCAGGTCCCTTTTCTGTGCAACTATCATCGAGGTAATCGGTGTTTTTGCAAGGCACGTTACTTACATCCATCaacatcaaaatgaaatgtgctTATTTGCCTCTGAAGCTTCTCAGAACTGCCTCATTCTGAGTAATTAGTAGATCCAGGAAGCAGGTTAAGTTTCACTTTAGGCTGAACTGTAACTTTAAAGTTTAACCAAAAACTTTGACGCTGAAGTTCGGTTAAAGAGCAACGTCAAAGTAACAGTTCCGCTTCTGAAGTTGCCTGGGTCTGGCTTTCATGTCGCGCGGTGCCGGTCCCGCCCCTTTCCCGCCCCAGCAGCCCCGAGGTACCGGCTCGCTCTGAGGTACCGGGGCGTTCGTTTCACCACACCCAGAAACCGGCTGCTTAGCCATACCTTTCTCATCTCCCCATCTGCAACCATAACGTCCCACAACTACTTATtttgaggtttgggttttgttggtttcttcttgggttttgttttttggtttttggtttggtttttttttttccttttctcaagcGTGAGGGACTGTGTTAGAAGCCTTTGGTAGTTTGAATCGTCCTTGTAAAAAGCTACAGGGGACGCACTAGCGCAGGCCCAGAcaccccacaccaccaccccccagaGGCTGTAGCGGGGACACGCCAGTTTACACGCCAGTATCCTCTTCCCCCCTCACCGCACACGAGAGCATCGCGACTGCCCCCAGGCCCCCTCGGAAGGCTTCCCCTCTGGGGCGCTCTCCTCCCGGCGGGGGGGAGCCGGCAGGTTACCTGTCCCACTCGCCGCATACAGCCCCCTctccgccccctccccccccccggtCCCTCACGTACCAGCTGTGGCATGCGCCGGGGCTgcacggggtggggggggtggggcgaCCGTGCGCACGCGCGTCTGGCGCGGAGCAGAACGCGCGGGCGGCTCGAGTCCCTCCTGCGCCTCTCAGCATAGGCCGGGCGCATGCGCGCTGGGGCGGCCGGGCGCGACGCATGCGCGGCGGCCGGGACGAGGGGCCAGCGCGGTACGTTGCGGGCAAGTGGGTGCGTGGCGGCCCGAGGTACGGCCGGGAGCGCGCCGGTCCCGCCGCCCGCTGACTCCCGGACCGGCCTGCTGGCCGTTGGCCGCTGTCGCTGAGGGGAAGCCGGCGGCGCAAGTAACTGCCAGGATGAGGTTGGTGAGGAAGGACCTGGAGAAGGACAATGCGGGACAGGTGACGCTGATCCCTGAGGAGCCAGAGGACATGTGGCACACCTACAacctgctgcaggtgggtgACAGTCTGCGGGCCTCCACCATCCGAAAGGTGCAGACCGAGACGGCCACAGGAAGCGTGGGCAGCAACCGCATCCGCACCACCCTCACTCTCTCTGTGGAGACCATCGACTTCGACTCGCAAGCCTGCCAGCTGCGGGTCAAGGGCACTAACATCCAAGAGAATGAGTACGTCAAGATGGGAGCCTACCACACCATCGAGCTGGAGCCCAACCGGCAGTTCACGCTGGCAAAGAAGCAGTGGGACAGCGTGGTGCTGGAGCGCATCGAGCAGGCCTGTGACCCAGCCTGGAGCGCTGATGTGGCAGCCGTGGTCATGCAGGAAGGGCTGGCCCATGTCTGCCTGGTCACTCCAAGCATGACGCTAACCCGTGCCAAGGTGGAGGTGAACATCCCCCGTAAGCGGAAGGGAAACTGCAGTCAGCACGACCGGGCCCTGGAAAGGTTTTACGAGCAGGTGGTGCAAGCCATCCAGCGGCATATCAACTTTGAGGTGGTGAAGTGTGTACTGGTGGCTAGCCCAGGCTTCGTACGGGAGCAGTTTTGTGACTACATGTTCCAGCAGGCAGTCAAGACTGACAACAAgcttctgctggaaaacaagTCCAAGTTCCTACAGGTAAGCAGCTGAATAGTCTTCAGAGAGGGTAAAAAGAGGCTTAAGAGCTG
The window above is part of the Falco cherrug isolate bFalChe1 chromosome Z, bFalChe1.pri, whole genome shotgun sequence genome. Proteins encoded here:
- the PELO gene encoding protein pelota homolog, which produces MRLVRKDLEKDNAGQVTLIPEEPEDMWHTYNLLQVGDSLRASTIRKVQTETATGSVGSNRIRTTLTLSVETIDFDSQACQLRVKGTNIQENEYVKMGAYHTIELEPNRQFTLAKKQWDSVVLERIEQACDPAWSADVAAVVMQEGLAHVCLVTPSMTLTRAKVEVNIPRKRKGNCSQHDRALERFYEQVVQAIQRHINFEVVKCVLVASPGFVREQFCDYMFQQAVKTDNKLLLENKSKFLQVHSSSGHKYALKEALCDPAVTSRLSDTKAAGEVKALDDFYKMLQHEPDRAFYGLKHVEKANEAMAIDTLLISDELFRHQDVATRARYVKLVDSVRENMGTVRIFSSLHVSGEQLGQLTGIAAILRFPVAELSDQEDESSSEED